A genomic window from Solanum dulcamara chromosome 11, daSolDulc1.2, whole genome shotgun sequence includes:
- the LOC129872394 gene encoding acidic 27 kDa endochitinase-like encodes MKLYVSSVAMSCLFFLFLITGTLAQNAGSIVTRDLFEQMLSFRNNDACPAKGFYTYDAFIAAANSFPAFGTTGDDTARKKEMAAFFGQTSLETNGGSAGTYTGGYCFVREGNQVGSGFYGRGPIQLTGQSNYDLAGQAIKEDLVNNPDLVATDATVSFKTAIWFWMTAQGNKPSCHSVITGQWTPSATDMSANRQPGYGVITNIINGGVECNMGQNVRGEGRIGFYKRYCGMLNVPPGENLDCYNQKNFAQA; translated from the exons ATGAAGTTGTATGTATCATCAGTTGCAATGTCTTGTCTCTTTTTCTTGTTCCTAATTACAGGAACTTTGGCACAAAATGCCGGTTCAATTGTAACCAGGGACTTGTTCGAACAGATGCTGAGTTTTAGGAACAATGATGCATGTCCTGCTAAGGGCTTCTACACTTATGATGCATTTATAGCTGCAGCCAATTCCTTTCCAGCTTTTGGTACTACTGGCGATGATACTGCCCGTAAGAAGGAAATGGCTGCCTTTTTCGGTCAAACATCTCTCGAAACTAATG GTGGTAGTGCAGGAACATATACCGGAGGATATTGCTTTGTTAGGGAAGGCAACCAAGTGGGAAGTGGATTTTATGGCAGAGGACCCATCCAATTGACAGG GCAATCTAACTATGACTTAGCTGGGCAAGCAATTAAAGAAGACCTAGTTAACAACCCTGACTTAGTAGCAACAGATGCAACTGTATCTTTCAAAACAGCAATATGGTTCTGGATGACAGCACAGGGTAATAAGCCATCATGCCACAGCGTTATCACAGGGCAATGGACACCATCAGCAACCGACATGTCAGCAAATCGACAACCAGGCTACGGTGTCATTACAAACATAATTAACGGTGGAGTTGAATGTAACATGGGACAGAATGTTAGAGGGGAAGGTCGAATTGGATTTTACAAGAGGTATTGTGGTATGTTGAATGTTCCCCCCGGTGAAAACTTGGACTGTTACAATCAAAAGAACTTCGCCCAGGCCTAG